From Daucus carota subsp. sativus chromosome 6, DH1 v3.0, whole genome shotgun sequence, the proteins below share one genomic window:
- the LOC108226007 gene encoding uncharacterized protein LOC108226007 yields the protein MPPKDQPSEKTDRHCTLEVDGDFLSDLNSCLLLETAIHMSVGKVESIMAGLGFADATIRGLSQNSFIAHFPNTVKLDELDLDFMSIGFTAINKVKWDNTIPSRRVDVEFRGLPLIAWTSQNCKLLVDKWGDILNYYPIIDCEGFYQVPRIRLETKCTSCINESVSISVEGKTWNIKIVELVSDNQDILEEHEEAKVVDLTTPTQPKENVKVGEPKEGVKTQTEDPDTTQSIAKNSDQAVTGPEEVASPDDLQDKDYENQNEQEPEELEDSSGSLINPVTPPTLLCEEDIEGADLEGHPNVIEEDEGVKDWNLKWQIRDISSDEATATHSIQSQKSSILNEDLVEEVDNCALLTSINNMRIKSRRGRPSKGKAKAKEIRAFKVPRRRKIKGMKLGLPVIVANQGTFDEAKFVYESALNMGLIPDHTEEKSLQLIRDNLDSKAMILCLQETKRAQWNEKMIGSLGITGEAQWIDSPSQGLSGGLLLAWDRSIIVTSDMGCHQNWQWIIGSQIGCAGEFLCVNIYAPQKSVHKQKLWLEISSFLLSKSNLPLVVLGDFNVVLSDLERENCIYNDRDTTALLAFMNDNGLSDVPLNNGLFTWFGPENRKSRLDRALINSKWNNTGNWSLQGLNRKSSDHRPIFLSSNKSDWGPRPFRLFNCWLQNAEFLRSLGEVWKANSTSSLNTRFRELRRYARMWNQNSNGNVDAKIAKLEKDQEEADDKNEAQSIKKKIKAELELAYEHKSSMLCQLSRMNWQLHGERNSRIFHRAIAGRNRVKLIHALEMNSGWTTEPNIIKRVFFNHFQDFFCRPPADRIFSLHQGLLPSLSNEGSKLLVEDFTELEIWQALQASDSNKAPGPDGVNPGVLKALWPTIKGDICSTFNIFHSSGFIPPGSNSSFIALIPKKSAASKPSDFRPISLMNSSMKLISKVLARRLSPFMNTLISHTQTAFVKGRQISDGILLTSEIYHSLKSARSRGLILKIDFAKAFDSINWGFLFEVMELMQFDSKWIHWIRKLFDSSRVSILVNGSPTDEFHPTRGLRQGDPLSPLLFNLIGEALSCLLKSAHNSGLFNGVSVAGYPEKISHLQFADDIILFVANDSHSVRGIKATLKIFEVISGLKINYGKSKLYGFKESPEQLKQWADWLGCSIGNDQFTYLGATIGQSPKKSIFWKPLEQKLVSKLQKWDSANVSMAGRLVLLQSVLDSLPSYWFSLFKMPQKTIKFIDKKRRHFLWGGKSDTARKMHLLNWERLCIPKHSGGLGIAPLEARNISLLAKWWWRCYSQRDHLWNKILSRKYGEKIRFNLGSLAGSQGISPIMQGISSIRNNRAVEPLLKDNSFKWKLGNGESIFFWEDWWRGDRPLSSLYPRIYTLSSLKFKSVAEFLVLWTENGLNSIIWQDGIIPTDMAEISSLNDLIDDLQVTHQQDTLVWLGDKCSFSSKVILKRIVPASTSSNPRQRIWSLIWSLKVPPKIRIFLWKIQWGVLPTKSLLHSRMPDLNPMCVKCGNRVETLNHLLWECEVAKWVWKFIAIWWNLESKFRRLNSFSLEIIMSFQRSAVSSRVWHTVVAAAVWSIWLARNELVFQSTSPSRSCLLNLIFTRISKWGEASKLIPFSADPLWKSNPNGAVAIYFNKLNTEYWNYKMMSHDLVCAVDGAWGECVDGSFKGAIGGRVVNKNKKILHVFSIPVQVENGLHAELEALIYAIGLVSSHYPKVARYAICSDSKEALQLIRNREEVGNILQRSIPDFIPLLDSSVSLYYVSRELNVEADALAKKGIQRIAPALFWDIGQQSYEMIDSQESKSP from the exons ATGCCACCTAAAGACCAACCCTCGGAGAAGACAGATAGGCATTGCACACTCGAAGTAGATGGGGATTTTCTTTCCGACTTGAACTCCTGTTTATTACTGGAAACAGCCATTCACATGAGTGTTGGCAAGGTGGAATCGATAATGGCTGGACTGGGGTTTGCGGATGCTACCATTAGAGGTTTGTCACAAAACTCTTTCATTGCACACTTTCCTAATACTGTTAAGCTGGATGAACTAGACCTAGACTTCATGAGTATTGGATTCACTGCCATTAATAAGGTTAAATGGGACAATACAATCCCAAGTAGAAGGGTAGATGTTGAGTTTAGAGGACTGCCACTTATAGCTTGGACCTCTCAGAACTGCAAATTATTGGTCGATAAGTGGGGGGACATCCTTAATTATTACCCAATTATTGATTGTGAAGGGTTCTATCAAGTACCAAGAATTAGATTGGAAACTAAATGCACCTCGTGCATAAATGAATCAGTCTCCATATCAGTAGAAGGTAAAACGTGGAACATTAAAATTGTGGAACTAGTAAGTGATAATCAGGATATTTTGGAAGAGCATGAGGAGGCAAAAGTAGTGGATCTAACTACACCGACACAACCCAAGGAGAATGTGAAGGTAGGGGAACCAAAGGAAGGGGTGAAGACTCAAACAGAGGATCCAGATACTACTCAAAGCATTGCTAAGAACTCAGACCAAGCAGTCACAGGACCAGAAGAGGTGGCTTCTCCAGACGACTTACAAGATAAAGACTATGAAAACCAAAATGAACAGGAACCTGAAGAACTTGAAGATAGCTCAGGATCGCTGATTAATCCTGTCACCCCCCCGACATTGTTATGCGAAGAGGACATTGAAGGTGCTGACCTTGAAGGACACCCAAATGTAATAGAGGAGGATGAGGGGGTAAAAGATTGGAACCTCAAATGGCAGATTAGAGATATATCGAGTGATGAAGCCACTGCAACTCACTCGATTCAATCGCAAAAATCTTCTATTCTGAACGAAGATCTAGTGGAAGAAGTGGACAATTGTGCCTTGCTCACTAGTATTAACAATATGAGAATCAAAAGCAGAAGAGGTAGGCCTTCTAAAGGTAAAGCTAAAGCAAAAGAAATCAGAGCTTTCAAGGTGCCTAGACGCCGTAAAATCAAAGGCATGAAACTAGGACTCCCTGTGATAGTAGCTAATCAAGGGACGTTTGATGAAGCTAAATTTGTTTACGAATCAGCCCTGAATATGGGACTGATACCAGACCACACAGAAGAGAAAAGTCTTCAACTGATAAGAGACAATTTAG ATAGTAAAGCAATGATACTATGTCTTCAAGAGACAAAAAGAGCCCAGTGGAATGAAAAAATGATTGGTTCGTTAGGAATCACTGGGGAGGCTCAGTGGATTGATTCTCCCTCTCAAGGCCTTTCTGGCGGCCTTCTTTTGGCTTGGGATAGATCAATTATTGTGACTTCTGATATGGGGTGCCACCAAAACTGGCAGTGGATTATTGGATCTCAGATAGGGTGTGCTGGTGAATTCTTATGTGTTAACATATATGCCCCTCAAAAGAGCGTTCATAAGCAAAAGCTGTGGTTAGAGATCTCCTCCTTTTTACTCTCAAAGTCTAATTTGCCATTAGTTGTCCTTGGAGATTTTAATGTCGTTCTATCTGATCTAGAAAGGGAAAATTGTATCTACAATGATAGAGACACAACAGCCTTACTAGCATTCATGAACGACAATGGTCTGTCGGATGTTCCCCTGAATAATGGTTTGTTTACTTGGTTTGGTCCTGAAAACAGAAAGAGTAGACTTGACCGTGCTCTGATCAACTCAAAATGGAATAACACAGGTAACTGGTCGCTCCAAGGGCTTAATAGAAAATCCTCTGACCATCGCCCAATATTTCTCTCTAGCAACAAGTCAGATTGGGGCCCTCGTCCATTCAGATTGTTCAACTGCTGGCTTCAAAATGCTGAATTCCTAAGAAGTCTGGGTGAAGTGTGGAAGGCAAATTCGACCTCCTCTCTCAACACTCGTTTTAGAGAATTACGCAGGTATGCCAGGATGTGGAACCAAAACTCGAATGGTAACGTGGATGCCAAGATAGCTAAACTGGAGAAAGACCAAGAGGAGGCTGACGACAAAAATGAGGCACAgagtataaaaaagaaaataaaggcaGAATTGGAGTTAGCTTATGAGCATAAATCGAGCATGTTGTGCCAACTTTCAAGAATGAACTGGCAATTGCATGGGGAGCGTAATTCAAGAATCTTTCACAGAGCCATTGCGGGCAGAAATCGAGTCAAACTCATCCATGCTTTAGAGATGAATTCAGGATGGACTACAGAACCTAACATAATCAAAAGAGTCTTCTTCAACCACTTTCAAGACTTCTTCTGCAGACCCCCTGCTGATCGAATTTTCTCCCTTCATCAAGGACTTCTCCCAAGTCTTTCTAACGAAGGCAGTAAACTCCTAGTCGAGGATTTCACTGAATTAGAAATCTGGCAGGCTCTGCAAGCCTCGGACTCGAACAAAGCGCCGGGACCTGATGGTGTTAATCCAGGGGTACTGAAAGCACTCTGGCCAACAATAAAAGGAGATATCTGCAGCACATTCAATATCTTCCATTCCTCGGGATTCATTCCTCCGGGATCTAACTCTTCGTTTATAGCTCTAATTCCGAAAAAGAGTGCTGCTTCAAAGCCTTCAGACTTCCGCCCTATTTCTTTAATGAATTCAAGCATGAAACTCATCTCCAAGGTCTTGGCTAGAAGGTTGAGTCCTTTCATGAACACTCTAATTTCCCATACTCAGACAGCTTTTGTAAAAGGAAGGCAAATCTCAGACGGTATTCTCCTCACTTCAGAAATTTATCACTCTCTAAAATCAGCTCGTAGCAGGGGTCTTATTCTGAAAATTGACTTTGCAAAAGCGTTTGATTCTATAAACTGGGGATTCCTATTTGAGGTAATGGAACTAATGCAGTTTGATTCGAAGTGGATCCACTGGATCAGAAAACTTTTTGATTCCTCGAGGGTATCGATCCTAGTTAATGGCAGCCCTACGGATGAATTCCACCCTACCAGGGGTCTCCGTCAAGGAGATCCTTTATCTCCTCTCCTATTCAACCTTATTGGCGAGGCTCTCTCATGTTTACTCAAATCTGCTCATAATTCAGGGTTGTTTAATGGAGTATCAGTAGCCGGCTACCCAGAAAAAATTTCTCACCTACAGTTCGCGGacgatattattttatttgtggcAAATGACTCTCACTCAGTTCGCGGGATCAAGGCAACACTTAAAATCTTTGAGGTAATTTCAGGGCTAAAGATCAACTATGGGAAAAGCAAACTGTATGGATTCAAAGAAAGTCCTGAGCAACTTAAGCAGTGGGCTGATTGGTTAGGTTGTTCCATCGGTAATGACCAATTCACTTATCTAGGTGCTACTATCGGCCAGTCACCAAAGAAATCCATCTTCTGGAAACCACTTGAGCAGAAATTAGTATCTAAACTGCAAAAATGGGACTCAGCTAATGTTTCAATGGCGGGCCGATTGGTTCTCCTTCAATCTGTGCTTGATAGCTTGCCGTCGTATTGGTTCAGTTTGTTTAAAATGCCTCAAAAAACTATCAAGTTCATAGACAAGAAGCGAAGACATTTCCTGTGGGGAGGTAAATCAGATACGGCAAGAAAAATGCACCTCTTAAATTGGGAACGCCTCTGCATTCCAAAACATTCTGGTGGTTTAGGCATTGCCCCCCTCGAAGCTAGAAACATTTCACTATTAGCTAAATGGTGGTGGAGATGCTACTCGCAAAGAGACCACCTCTGGAACAAAATTTTATCTCGAAAGTATGGAGAAAAGATTAGGTTCAATCTTGGATCCCTGGCTGGAAGTCAAGGCATTTCCCCGATTATGCAAGGCATTTCTAGCATTCGAAACAACAGAGCTGTGGAACCTCTTCTTAAGGATAACAGTTTTAAATGGAAACTCGGGAATGGGGAGTCGATTTTTTTCTGGGAAGATTGGTGGAGGGGGGACAGACCTCTATCGTCTTTATACCCTCGAATATATACCCTTTCAAGTTTGAAGTTTAAATCAGTTGCTGAGTTTTTAGTTCTTTGGACTGAAAATGGCCTCAATTCAATCATCTGGCAAGATGGTATTATCCCCACTGATATGGCAGAAATTTCATCATTGAACGACTTAATCGATGACCTCCAAGTTACACATCAACAAGATACCCTGGTTTGGCTAGGGGACAAGTGTTCTTTCTCCTCTAAAGTCATCCTAAAGCGCATTGTGCCTGCTAGTACTTCTTCTAACCCCAGGCAAAGAATTTGGTCACTAATTTGGAGTCTCAAAGTTCCACCGAAGATTAGAATATTTCTATGGAAAATTCAATGGGGAGTATTACCAACCAAATCTTTACTTCATTCCAGGATGCCAGACTTAAATCCAATGTGTGTTAAGTGTGGTAACAGGGTTGAGACTTTAAATCATCTGCTTTGGGAGTGTGAAGTGGCTAAATGGGTGTGGAAATTTATAGCAATTTGGTGGAATTTAGAATCAAAATTCAGAAGACTAAATTCCTTTTCACTCGAGATTATTATGTCATTCCAACGTTCAGCGGTTTCATCAAGAGTATGGCACACGGTTGTTGCAGCGGCAGTTTGGTCCATTTGGCTGGCAAGAAACGAGCTGGTATTCCAATCTACCTCGCCTTCTCGCTCATGCCTTCTCAACTTAATTTTCACCAGAATCAGCAAATGGGGTGAGGCCTCTAAACTGATTCCTTTTTCAGCTGACCCACTTTGGAAATCCAACCCCAATGGAGCTGTGgcaatttatttcaataaactGAATACGGAGTACTGGAATTATAAAATGATGTCACATGACTTAGTATGTGCAGTGGATGGTGCTTGGGGTGAGTGTGTGGATGGATCATTTAAAGGTGCAATTGGTGGTCGagttgtaaataaaaataagaaaattctgCATGTTTTCTCGATACCAGTACAAGTGGAAAATGGTCTTCACGCTGAACTGGAAGCTCTAATCTATGCTATAGGACTGGTCTCTAGCCACTATCCCAAGGTCGCTAGATATGCAATTTGTTCTGACTCTAAGGAAGCTCTTCAGTTAATCCGGAATAGGGAGGAAGTAGGCAATATCCTGCAACGTTCAATTCCAGATTTTATTCCCCTTCTGGATTCTTCAGTCAGCCTATACTATGTCTCCAGGGAACTCAATGTTGAAGCAGATGCTCTAGCTAAAAAGGGCATCCAAAGAATTGCACCAGCTTTATTCTGGGACATTGGACAGCAAAGCTACGAAATGATAGACTCTCAGGAATCGAAATCTCCATGA